Proteins co-encoded in one Arachis hypogaea cultivar Tifrunner chromosome 13, arahy.Tifrunner.gnm2.J5K5, whole genome shotgun sequence genomic window:
- the LOC140177608 gene encoding uncharacterized protein: protein MSRNRNKFESELERTLRRHLQQARAYKAGENLKEAFEKEAEELTMDPNTNVENPNGNEQPRKMLGSYTTPLLISMGTEEPNLFISNFLQICDTVKTNRVNPDVYKLMLLPFAMRDRAKQQRDGESLYEAWERFKSMIRKCPPDMSSDWIRLQIFYDGLLKMAKMSLKNSVGGSLHMKKTPKEADELIEMVSNNQYLYTSERNLMKKGVMELDTLEAILAQNKAMSQQISMITQHLSGMQVSTVNTQDAYYDMSSGFNQRETYGYAQPTPKQVNYMEIPPEILWSKQIPERPPNTLPGDTALNPKEECKPIIVTGEPVAKEEAQVVEAIEKAKDTIVHTSPKASEPQPKSSYPQKFQKETKDGQFSQILEKTLKGDETVVLTEECSALIQSNLPKKMPDPGIFQISCTIGNINFDKALCDLGTGINLMPLSVMKKLRI, encoded by the exons atgagcaggaacaggaacAAATTTGAGTCTGAACTAGAGAGGACCTTGAGGCGACATTTGCAACAAGCTAGAGCTTACAAAGCCGGAGAGAATCTCAAGGAGGCTTTTGAGAAAGAAGCTGAAGAGCTCACCATGGATCCTAACACTAATGTTGAGAATCCGAATGGTAATGAGCAGCCTAGAAAGATGCTTGGCTCATACACTACCccactcctgatttctatgggtaCA GAAGAACCAAATTTGTTCATCTCCAAtttcctgcagatctgtgatactgtgaagactaaTAGAGTGAATCCAGATGTTTATAAGCTCATGCTCTTGCCATTTGCTATGAGGGATAGAGCGAAGCA ACAGAGAGATggcgagtccctctatgaagcctgggagaggttcAAGTCAATGATTAGGAAGTGCCCTCCTGACATGTCCTCAGACTGGATTAGGTTGCAGATCTTTTATGATGGACTCTTAAAGATGGCCAAAATGTCTCTGAAAAATTCTGTCGGTGGTTCTCTGCACATGAAGAAGACCCCTAAAGAGGCCGATGAGTTAATTGAGATGGTTTCTAACAACCAATActtgtacacctctgagaggaatcttaTGAAGAAAGGAGTCATGGAGCTAGATACTTTGGAGGCCATTCTTGCACAGAACAAGGCCATGTCTCAACAAATCAGCATGATTACTCAGCACTTGAGTGGGATGCAAGTCTCGACTGTTAATACTCAAGATGCATATTATGACATGAGTAGTGGTTTCAACCAACGGGAGACTTATGGCTATGCTCAACCAACTCCTAAACAGGTTAACTATAtggaaattcctccagaaatccTG tggagcaagcaaatacctgagagacCTCCAAACACTCTTCCTGGTGACACAGCGTTAAatccaaaggaagaatgcaagccCATCATAGTGACTGGTGAACCCGTGGCAAAAGAGGAAGCACAAGTTGTTGAAGCTATAGAAAAGGCTAAAGACACCATAGTACACACTTCACCCAAGGCATCCGAGCCACAGCCAAAATCATCATACCCTCAGAAGttccaaaaggagaccaaggatggGCAATTCTCGCAAATATTGGAA AAGACCCTGAAGGGAGATGAAACAGTGGTCTTgactgaggaatgcagtgcatTGATTCAGAGTaatttaccaaagaagatgccagacccaggaATCTTTCAGATTTCATGCACTATTGGGAACATCAATTTTGACAAGGCCCTGTGTGATCTTGGTACAGGCATCAATCTAATGCCCTTGTCTGTAATGAAGAAGCTCAGAATCTAA